The nucleotide sequence CCAGCCGTTGCCGGGGACCGCGTACCAGGTCGGTTCCCAGTAGAAGACTCCGATCGCGCCGGCATTGCGGGCGGTGTTCTGCACATCGGTGAAGTTGGCGGCCTGGCCCGCCCAGGTGAGCGGGTAGCCCGAGCACCCGGAGGTGACCGAGTTGCCGGTGCCGTCCGCGTTCGCCGCGGTGAAGGGGTACGCCGTCTCGGCGAGGATCACATCCTTGCCGTACCGGGACTTCATGTCGGCGACCACGTTGTACATGGTGGACAACGAGCCATGCCACATGCAGTAGTAGGACAGCCCAGTGATGTCCCAGTTGACACCTTTGGCCTTGATCCCGTCGTAGAACCAGCGCGCGTGCGCGTCGCTGTCCGCGTTCGCCGTGTGAATGATGACCTTGGTGCCGCTGTCGCACGCCTTGGTCGCGTTGTAGCCCGCCTTGAGCAGCGTGCTGAGGTTGGTGAAGTCGTTATTGATCACCTTGCCGTCGTCCCACAGCATGCCGACGTTGATCTCGTTGCCGATCTGCACACTGTCCGGGGTGGTGCCCTGGGACTTGAGGCTGTTGCAGACGTCGTACGTGTAGTTGTAGACGTCGGTCTGCAACTGGCCGATGCCGTGGCCGGTCCAGGCCGCCGGCTTGTACTGCTTGCCCGGGTCGGCCCAGGTGTCCGAGTAGTGGAAGTCGATGAGCAGTTTGAGGCCCTTGGCCTTGACCGTCTTCGCGTACGCCAGCACCTTGGCCTTGTTGTTGTAGCCACTGGCGGGGTTGTTCCAGACCCGCAGGCGGACGTAGTTCACACCGGCACCCTTGAGGATGTCGAGCGGGTCCTTGGCGTTGCCGTTCGTGTCGTAGTACCTGGCGCCCAGTTCAAGAGCCCGCTGCGCGGTCGAAACGTCGGCGCCGCGCATGCTGAGCGCGTTGGCGGCGGAAGCGCTCGGGGGCACGGAGAACATGGGCAGGGCCAGGGCGATCACCGTTGTGAACAAGGTGGCCTTCAGTGTGCGGCCGGATCTGTACGCGGTCACTCCGATCTCCTCCGGTCGAGACGTTGAAGCGGTTGGCTCCTTGGCGCGGCAGGACATCGCGCGTGTGCGGACTGAAGCTGTGAGCGCGCACGGTAATCGAGGCGAGAAGAAGTCTGAAGAGGCGAACGAACCGGGAACGGCCGCCGGCGGTCCGGCGCGGATCGCAGGCGCGCGCCACCACGATCTGTTGCGCTGCCGTGCCTGGGCCGGTTCACCAAGCACACACGTGTGCTTGGCGGATGGTGTATCGGCAGGCTCAGGGTAGGTCGTCGACTCCGGCGGCAGTTGGGAGACCGCGGCGAATGTCCGTGACTGGCATGACGCGTACAAGGCGTCGGTGACGGCTCGCAGGGGGCTGAGGGCGGCGGCCCGTCGGGCGAGCAGCGGCGCGATCGCGGCCAGCCCGTCGCACACCGGCATCCGGATGTCCACCAGCGCCACATCCGGGTGGTGCGCGGCGGCCTCCTCGACCGCCGCGTGTCCGTCGGCGGCTTCGGCGACCACGTCGACAGCGTGCCTGCCTCGAGGTGCCGCCGAGCAGCTCGACCGGTTCGCGCAGGCCCGGCAGGCCGCGCCCTGTCCCGGCCTCGCGCGGCGTCGTGGCCGGGAGGGGGACGCGCCGTTGCGGACCGTCACACGCGCCGTCCGGTCGTCGTGCCCGAAAGTACCGCTGATCATCCGATGGTCCGGGGATGGTCTGCCGAGTCGGGCACGGTGCCGGCACCGCTGCGCCACCGTGATCATCGACGCCGAGACCGGCGAGCGGATCGACGGCCTGCCTGAATGCGCCCGCGCTTCGATGTCGCCCTGAACACCGTCAAGCGGTACGCCCGCGTTGAACGAGGGGTGCCTCACCGACCTCGGGGTGGGAGCCGAACCCGGCATCCCACCCCGAGGAGAGCCCTCAGCTTCTGTGCGGGCCTGATCAGTGGCCCTGATCAGAGGAAGCTGACCCCCTGGGCGAGGGCGAGTTCGCTGGAGTAGTTGATGGTGTTGGTGGCCGAGCGCATGTAGGACTTCCAGGCGTCGGAGCCAGACTCGCGGCCACCGCCGGTGTCCTTCTCGCCGCCGAAGGCACCGCCGATCTCGGCGCCGGAGGTACCGATGTTGACGTTGGCGATTCCGCAGTCGGAGCCGGCGGCGGACAGGAAGACCTCGGCTTCCTGCTGGTCGCGGGTGAAGATGCTGGAGGACAGGCCCTGGGGGACGTCGTTGTGCAGGGCGATGGCTTCGTCGAGGGTGTCGTAGGTGAGGACGTACAGGATGGGGGCGAAGGTCTCCTCCCGTACGACGTCGGTCTGTTCGTCGACGCGGACGAGGACCGGCTCGGTGTAGGCGGCCGCGGGCGCGGCCTCGGCCGGGCGCGGATTGCCGCCGACCAGGATGGTGCCGCCCTGTGCCTGGATCCGGGTGAGGGCGTCCTGCATGGCGTCGAGGGCCTTGGCGGAGATGAGCGGGCCGACCAGTGTCGTGTCGTCGAACGGGTTGCCGATGGGGAGCTTGCGGTAGGCGGCGGTCAGTCGCTCAAGCAGGGTGTCGGCGATGTCGCGGTGGACGATGAGGCGGCGCAGGGTGGTGCAGCGTTGCCCGGCGGTGCCGGCCGCGGCGAAGACGATGCCCTGGATGGCGAGGTCCAGGTCGGCGGAGGGAGCGACGATCGCGGCGTTGTTGCCGCCGAGTTCGAGCAGGCTGCGGCCGAAGCGGGCGGCGACGCGCGGGCCGACCTCGCGGCCCATGCGGGTCGAGCCGGTGGCGCTGACGAGCGCGATGCGGGAGTCGTCGACGAGCTTTTCGCCGACGGCACGGTCACCGAGCAGGAGGCGGTGTACGTCGCGGGGCGCGCCGACCTCGTCCGCGGCCCGGGCGAGCAGGTGGTCGCAGGCCAGAGAGATCAGCGGAGTGAGTTCCGAGGGCTTCCAGATCACGGTGTCGCCGCAGACGAGGGCGACGGCGGTGTTCCATGACCACACGGCGGCGGGGAAGTTGAAGGCGGAGATGACGCCCACCACGCCGAGCGGGTGCCAGGTCTCGGCGAGGCGGTGGCCGGGGCGTTCGGAGGCGATCGTCCGCCCGTAGAGCTGGCGGGAGAGACCGACGGCGAAGTCGCAGATGTCGATCATTTCCTGGATCTCGCCGAGTGCCTCGGAGCGGATCTTGCCGGCTTCGATAGTGACGAGGTCGGCCAGGTCGCTCTTGTGCTCGCGCAGCAACTCGCCGAGCCGGCGGACGAGTTCACCACGGCGCGGGGCAGGCGTGGTGCGCCAGGTCAGGAAGGCGTTACGGGTGGCCGCGATCGCCTCTTCGGTGTCGGCGTCGGTGGCGGCCGTCAGGCCGAAGATGTCCTCGCCGGTGATGGGGGTGCGGGCCTGGAAGTCGTCGCCCTCGGGGGCGGCGACTCCGATGTGCCGCAGGGCCGTGCGGGCGCGGACGCGCAGGTCGTCGGTGGTGGGCAGGGCGATGCTGGTCATGGTGGTCCTTACCGGAGTGAGGGGGCCGGGGTGAGGGTGGTGAGGTCGAGTTCGCGGGCGACATGGGCGAGGGAATCGGTCTGTTGCCGTGCGTAGAGGGCGAAGGGGTCCAGCACGTCGCGTCCGACGGCGCCGGACAGCCAGGCGGCGTCGTAGGCGACGCCTTCCTGGTCGTTGTCGCGGGTGCCCTTGCCGCTGAGGTTGGACTGGAAGATGCCGGCAGCGGAGCGGGGCAGGAAGTCCTCGTAGACGATGGGTTCCGTGCGCACCCAGCCCTGCTGTACCAGTTCGCCCACGGTGGTGGGCGGCCCGCTGCCGTCGCGGGGCCGGTCCTCGGCGAGCCGGTAGGTGAAGTACGCCAGCCCTTGGGCGGCGAGGTCTTCTTCGGTGCCGGGCAGGTGCTGCTCCCAGATGGCGCGCGCGATGTCGCCCCGGGCCTCGGCGGGATGCCGGGACGCCTGTTCGTCGGCGCGGCTCACCAGGTCGTCGTAGAGGGTGCGGCCCTCGCGGGTGAGGGCGATGCCGCGGGCCTCGACCTCACCGAAGCGGACCCGCAGGGCCCCGTTGACGATGCTGCCGTCCGGGGCGCGCATGGTGCGTGGCTCGGCCAGTGCTCGGAAGGAGGTCTGCCGCAGCAGCACGTCGGGGCCCTTCCAGGCGGGCGGCCCCTGGATGGTGTCGATCATCTCGATGCCGCGGTTCGTCATACGGCGGTACAACTCGTCGATGTCCAGGACGCGCGGTGTGAGGTGGTTGATGTGCGTGCTGCGTACGCCGCCGATGTCCGCGGCGACGGCGGAGACCTTCTCCAGGGTCTCGTACCACGCCCTGTCGACCGGTTCCGTCGACAACTCGAAAGCCCCCACGGCGAGTTGGAGGAAGCGCTCGGCGTCGGCCTCGGGCAGCTCCCTCTCCTTCTCCGCCCGGTCGGCCAGCGTCAGCAGCTCCGGGGGGAACAGCTCGCGGCCGGCCAGGAAGGTCTCCAGGCGGGCGCGCAGGTCGGCGTCGAAGAAGCGGGGGTCGGCCGGGGTGAGCAGGGAGGTGAACACCCGGAAGGGATTGCGGGCCAGCTCCTCGCCGTCGACCGGCCGGAACGCCGTGGAGACGACGGGGACGGCGCTGGCGGCGGCCTCCCGAAGGTCGTAAAAGCCGACCGGACGCATACCCAGGGCGGCGAAGACGCGGGCGACCTGGCCCAGTTCCCGCGGGGTGCCGACGCGGATCGCTCCGTGCCGCTCGGCGGTCACCCGGCTGATGGAGCCCAGGCGTTCGGCGTCGGATCCCCGCTCACGCAGGACGTCCTCGTTCACCTCGCGCGAGACGTCCACGAGCGTGGTGTAGGCGGGAACCTCCTGCCCGTACATCTGCGACAGCCGGGCCGCGAACGCGGCCCGTAGCTGCCACTGACTGATCATTGACATGGCTTGGCCTTTCGACTGGCTCGACGGGTTCGATTGGCTCGACCGGGTCGGCTGACGCGACGGATTCACACGATGTGGGCCTCGGGGCGGATTTCGGCGCCCTGCCGGAAGCGGTCGGCGCTGAGCGGGGTGATGTCGGTGAACGTCTCGCGTTCCAGGCAGAGGTCGCGTACGACTTCGCCGACCGCGGGCGCCTGGAGGAATCCGTGGCCGGAAAAACCGGTGGCGTAAAGGAAGTTGGAGAGTTCGCCGGAGCGCCCGATGAGGGCGTTGTGGTCGGGCGTGTTCTCGTACAGGCCGGCCCAGCCGCCGACGGTCTTCATGTCGGCCAGCGCGGGGGCGCGGTCGCGGGCGGCGGCGCGGAACAGCTCCAGCCATCCCGGGGTCCACGTGGTGTCGAAGCCGGCCTCCTGGTCCGGATCGGCAAGCCCGAACAGCAGTCCGTCGTCGCTGTTGTGGAAGTAGGCGGTCGAGGAGAAGTCGATGGTGAACGGAATACGCGGTGCCCGCGGCGTCAACGGTGCCGTGAACGCGAGCTGCCGCCGCACGGGCACGACGGGGAGGTCGACGCCGACCATGTCGCCGATCTGCGCGGACCAGGCGCCGGCGGCACAGATGACGGTGCCGCACGCGATAGGTCCGTGGCTGGTGTGTACGCCTGTTACGCGGTTCCCGGCGGTGTCGACGCCGGTGACGGCGGTCCCGGTGGCGAGGGTGACGCCTGCCCGCGCGGCGGCCCGGGCGTATCCCTGGACGACCAGTCCGGGGCGGGCATGGCCGTCGGTGGGGGAGTGCACGGCGGCAACGAGACCGTCGGTGCTGACGTAGGGGCACAGGCGCTTGGCCTCGTCGGGGCTGATCATGCGGCTCGGCACCTGAAGACTGTTCTGGATGCCGACGCTGGTCTCGAAGTCGCTCGCCTGCTGCTCCGTGGTGAGCAGGAAGAGATAGCCGACGGGGTCGAGCCTGATGTCGGTGCCGGGCCGGCAGGGGAACTCCTGATAGGCGCGCAGACTGCGGTTGCCCAGTTCGATGTTGAGCGGGTCCGAGAAGTGGGCCCGCACGCCACCGATGGGCTTGCCCGAGCTGCCGCCGGCGAGCTCGCCGCGCTCGATGACGACGATGTTCTTCGCTCCTGCCTCGGCGAGGTGGAACGCGATGCTCGTACCCATGACACCGCCGCCGATGATCACGGTGTCGGCGGTGGGCGGAACGGTACGAAAAGCGGAGGACGGCATGGACCGCTCCCTTCCGGAGGCCGCCCCGCCGGACGCGGAAGGTCCGTTTCGGGGGCGGAGCGGATGTCAGTACTGGCGAGGCCGATCGCTGTCTGGGTGACATCGTGCAGGAGCCCGACCATTGACGTCCATCAACAGTTAATGCTTCTCGGCGTTTAGAATTCCTATATGGACTGGACGAGCGCGCAGCTCCGTGCCCTGGTGGAACTGACCCGGCGCGGCACCATCACCGCGGTCGCGGAGACCCTGGGGTACACCCCCGGCGGCGTCTCGCAGCAGATCTCCGCGTTGGAGAAGGCCACCGGCATGCAACTGCTGAGGCGAGCGGGACGCCGGGTGGAACTCACCGATGCGGGGGCCACGCTGGCCCTCCACGCCGAACGCATCCTCACCACGGAAGCCGAGGCCGTCGAAGCGCTGGAGCGCACCCGCAACGAGATCTCCGGGACATTGCGGGTCGGCCTCTTCGCCACCGCGGCCGCCGAGATCCTGCCGCCGGCCCTGCGGCGGATTCGCGAGACGCACCCGGGCATCACCGTGCGCAGCCGGGACATGGACGTGGACGAGGTGTACGACGCGGTGGTCGGCGGAACGGTGGATCTGGCCTTGGGTCTCGACTACCCGGACGTGCCCATCCCGCGCGAACCGTCCCTCCGGGTACGGGAGTTGTCCCGGGAGCGGTTCTCCCTCGCGGTTCCCGAGGGATCCATGCCGGGGCGGCGGCGAGTCTCCCTCGCGGACACCACGGAACGGGGATGGATCCTGCCATCGGTCGGCAGCTACTACGGCCGGGCCGTGCTCACCGCCTGTCGCCGCGCCGGGTTCGAACCGCAGGTGCTGCACGAGGTGACGGACACCGCCGCCACCCTCGCCCTGGTCGAGGCCGGTGTCGGGGTCAGCGTGGTGACGGATCTGATGCTCCGGCTGCGCCCGTCCCGCCTGGATGTTCTCGATCTGCGCGAGACGATGGAGCGGCACATCGTGGTGGTGTTCCGCTCCTTTGCGGAACACCGGCCGACGGTGGCCGCCCTGGTCGATGTCCTGCGCACCTCGGCGGGCCGAAGGGCCGGGCCGAAAGCACGGGCCGCGGGGGAAGCACCGTGCGGGAAGGGCCAGACAACCTTGGCCTGAGGGGAGGAAGCTGTCGCGCTGCCGAGTCTTCCGGCTCGGCACGTCCTGCGTGATGGTGTCAGGCCAGTGGTGACCCCCACCACGTCTGCGGCCCGTCGTGCCGCTGCCGGCCTCCCATGGAGCGATCGATGTCCACCGACCACACCCCCGGACCCGGGCTGTCCACACTGCTGGGCAGCGGGCCTCAGGGGATCTTCCGACGCACCCTCCCCTCCGAACAGCCCGCGGGTGAACGCATGGTGCGTACCCTCGGCCTGACGCAGTTGACCATGATCGGTGTCGGAGCGATCATCGGCGCCGGTATCTTCAGCCTGGCGGCGGCCGTCGCCAGGGGCACCGCCGGGCCCGCCGTACTGATCTCCTTCCTGGTCGCCGGAGCCGCCTCGCTGTGCGCGGCCTTCGCCTACGCGGAGTTCGCCGGCATGGTGCCGAAGGCCGGCTCCTCCTATACGTACTGCGCCGCGGTCCTCGGGGAGATCGTGGGCTGGATCGTGGGATGGGACCTGCTGCTCGAGTACACCGCCATCGTCGCGGTGGTCGCGATCGGCATGTCCGGATACCTGGGTTTCCTTCTGGACGCCGTCGGAATCCAGCTACCGACCTGGGCATTGGGGGCTCCGGGCACCGGCACCGGCCACAAGATCGACCTGCTGGCCGTGGCCATCTGTCTCGCCGTCGCCTGGCTGCTGACCCGCGGCACCCGCACCTCCGCCCGCGTCGACACGGTACTGACGATCGTCAAGATCGCGATCGTGCTCCTGGTGATCGTGGTCGGCTTCACCAAGGTCAGCACCGACAACCTCACGCCGTTCGCGCCCTTCGGATTCGGTGGTGCCTTCGCCGGCGCCGCCACCGTCTTCTTCGCCGTCTTCGGCTATGACGCGCTCAGTACCGCCGCCGAGGAATCCGTGGAGGCCCGCAACAAGGTGCCCAAGGCGA is from Streptomyces hygroscopicus and encodes:
- a CDS encoding amino acid transporter — encoded protein: MSTDHTPGPGLSTLLGSGPQGIFRRTLPSEQPAGERMVRTLGLTQLTMIGVGAIIGAGIFSLAAAVARGTAGPAVLISFLVAGAASLCAAFAYAEFAGMVPKAGSSYTYCAAVLGEIVGWIVGWDLLLEYTAIVAVVAIGMSGYLGFLLDAVGIQLPTWALGAPGTGTGHKIDLLAVAICLAVAWLLTRGTRTSARVDTVLTIVKIAIVLLVIVVGFTKVSTDNLTPFAPFGFGGAFAGAATVFFAVFGYDALSTAAEESVEARNKVPKAMMISLAISMALYVLTCIVLTGMQHYTELDPSSGISSAFASVGLNGLANVIAVGAVIGIVTVTFSFMMGAARLWYALSRDGLMPAWFGAIHPKRKVPHRATWVIGVVSALLAGVLPVNAVAELTNIGVLLAFMVVSVAVLILRYKKPHLKRGFRCPGMPVVPVLGIAFSGWLMSYLLWETWARLGAWLAIGLVIYAAYGYRRTRRVMPGGSVDLDALDDLTDAEDAEPHVARETVR
- a CDS encoding aldehyde dehydrogenase, which codes for MTSIALPTTDDLRVRARTALRHIGVAAPEGDDFQARTPITGEDIFGLTAATDADTEEAIAATRNAFLTWRTTPAPRRGELVRRLGELLREHKSDLADLVTIEAGKIRSEALGEIQEMIDICDFAVGLSRQLYGRTIASERPGHRLAETWHPLGVVGVISAFNFPAAVWSWNTAVALVCGDTVIWKPSELTPLISLACDHLLARAADEVGAPRDVHRLLLGDRAVGEKLVDDSRIALVSATGSTRMGREVGPRVAARFGRSLLELGGNNAAIVAPSADLDLAIQGIVFAAAGTAGQRCTTLRRLIVHRDIADTLLERLTAAYRKLPIGNPFDDTTLVGPLISAKALDAMQDALTRIQAQGGTILVGGNPRPAEAAPAAAYTEPVLVRVDEQTDVVREETFAPILYVLTYDTLDEAIALHNDVPQGLSSSIFTRDQQEAEVFLSAAGSDCGIANVNIGTSGAEIGGAFGGEKDTGGGRESGSDAWKSYMRSATNTINYSSELALAQGVSFL
- a CDS encoding arabinogalactan endo-1,4-beta-galactosidase; the protein is MVAEAADGHAAVEEAAAHHPDVALVDIRMPVCDGLAAIAPLLARRAAALSPLRAVTDALYASCQSRTFAAVSQLPPESTTYPEPADTPSAKHTCVLGEPAQARQRNRSWWRAPAIRAGPPAAVPGSFASSDFFSPRLPCALTASVRTRAMSCRAKEPTASTSRPEEIGVTAYRSGRTLKATLFTTVIALALPMFSVPPSASAANALSMRGADVSTAQRALELGARYYDTNGNAKDPLDILKGAGVNYVRLRVWNNPASGYNNKAKVLAYAKTVKAKGLKLLIDFHYSDTWADPGKQYKPAAWTGHGIGQLQTDVYNYTYDVCNSLKSQGTTPDSVQIGNEINVGMLWDDGKVINNDFTNLSTLLKAGYNATKACDSGTKVIIHTANADSDAHARWFYDGIKAKGVNWDITGLSYYCMWHGSLSTMYNVVADMKSRYGKDVILAETAYPFTAANADGTGNSVTSGCSGYPLTWAGQAANFTDVQNTARNAGAIGVFYWEPTWYAVPGNGWDPADINNSGNGWDNMALFDWTGQVNPNVSWNP
- a CDS encoding LysR family transcriptional regulator — protein: MDWTSAQLRALVELTRRGTITAVAETLGYTPGGVSQQISALEKATGMQLLRRAGRRVELTDAGATLALHAERILTTEAEAVEALERTRNEISGTLRVGLFATAAAEILPPALRRIRETHPGITVRSRDMDVDEVYDAVVGGTVDLALGLDYPDVPIPREPSLRVRELSRERFSLAVPEGSMPGRRRVSLADTTERGWILPSVGSYYGRAVLTACRRAGFEPQVLHEVTDTAATLALVEAGVGVSVVTDLMLRLRPSRLDVLDLRETMERHIVVVFRSFAEHRPTVAALVDVLRTSAGRRAGPKARAAGEAPCGKGQTTLA
- a CDS encoding sarcosine oxidase subunit beta, with the translated sequence MPSSAFRTVPPTADTVIIGGGVMGTSIAFHLAEAGAKNIVVIERGELAGGSSGKPIGGVRAHFSDPLNIELGNRSLRAYQEFPCRPGTDIRLDPVGYLFLLTTEQQASDFETSVGIQNSLQVPSRMISPDEAKRLCPYVSTDGLVAAVHSPTDGHARPGLVVQGYARAAARAGVTLATGTAVTGVDTAGNRVTGVHTSHGPIACGTVICAAGAWSAQIGDMVGVDLPVVPVRRQLAFTAPLTPRAPRIPFTIDFSSTAYFHNSDDGLLFGLADPDQEAGFDTTWTPGWLELFRAAARDRAPALADMKTVGGWAGLYENTPDHNALIGRSGELSNFLYATGFSGHGFLQAPAVGEVVRDLCLERETFTDITPLSADRFRQGAEIRPEAHIV